One region of Maylandia zebra isolate NMK-2024a linkage group LG10, Mzebra_GT3a, whole genome shotgun sequence genomic DNA includes:
- the LOC101475364 gene encoding endonuclease domain-containing 1 protein, which produces MEILQLPLVCALIISSLTSATVVQDFNHVERCKDSLYMGTPPRGFVDTKLKKICQRYADKPRYVTLYDPSKRIPVYSAYTFKKTEGDRRVDYPWMYEPQLAELDGNGNMLPFPTGYLHMKFEDSQAVLDDYSDVVLYERGHLNPDQHQSSPHDRAATYTLTNVVPEIREFNIGPWREYEERIRVRLNNFCRGTAYIVTGVTTRGNMIRRNNQNRVAIPEDVWSAYCCTEYDRNAPHDVRVLFPSHAALAKNAKEGNSIHEMTVLELEMFLRNNIEVDTNLQIFYDNCVSPSPLPLYLQHTI; this is translated from the exons ATGGAGATCCTGCAGCTGCCTTTAGTTTGTGCTCTTATAATCAGTAGTCTCACATCAGCAACAGTTGTTCAAGATTTTAATCATGTGGAGAGATGCAAGGACTCCCTCTATATGGGGACTCCGCCGCGGGGTTTTGTCGACACCAAACTGAAGAAGATCTGCCAGCGATATGCTGACAAACCCCGTTATGTGACCTTGTACGATCCTTCTAAGAGGATCCCAGTTTACTCGGCTTATACCTTCAAGAAAACTGAGGGAGACAGACGTGTGGACTACCCCTGGATGTACGAGCCACAG CTGGCAGAGCTCGATGGCAATGGGAACATGTTGCCCTTCCCAACTGGCTACCTGCACATGAAGTTTGAGGACAGCCAGGCAGTGCTGGATGACTACTCTGATGTGGTTCTTTATGAAAGAGGTCACCTGAACCCAGACCAGCATCAGTCCAGTCCACACGACCGCGCTGCCACTTACACACTGACCAACGTGGTCCCAGAGATACGAGAGTTTAACATCGGGCCTTGGCGAGAGTACGAGGAGCGGATCCGGGTGCGCCTTAACAACTTCTGCCGTGGCACTGCCTACATTGTCACCGGAGTGACCACCAGGGGCAACATGATCCGTCGCAACAATCAGAACCGCGTGGCCATCCCCGAAGATGTGTGGTCTGCTTACTGCTGCACCGAGTATGACCGCAACGCGCCCCATGACGTTCGCGTTCtcttcccatcccatgcagCCCTAGCCAAAAACGCCAAAGAGGGCAACAGCATCCACGAGATGACAGTCCTGGAGCTTGAAATGTTTCTGAGAAATAACATCGAAGTCGACACCAACCTTCAGATCTTCTACGACAACTGTGTCTCTCCCTCACCCCTTCCTCTTTATCTGCAGCACACCATCTGA